A single Seriola aureovittata isolate HTS-2021-v1 ecotype China chromosome 19, ASM2101889v1, whole genome shotgun sequence DNA region contains:
- the LOC130187788 gene encoding mitoregulin-like yields the protein MAEVSERTLQVAVVVSFAAGFLAGWQANRMRRKFLDWRKKRLQEKLSETQKKLDLA from the coding sequence ATGGCAGAGGTCTCGGAGAGGACACTACAAGTCGCCGTCGTGGTTTCTTTCGCCGCCGGCTTCCTGGCGGGCTGGCAGGCCAACAGAATGAGGAGAAAGTTTCTGGACTGGAGGAAGAAACGGCTGCAagaaaaactgtcagaaacacagaagaagcTGGATTTGGCCTGA